The following is a genomic window from Armatimonadota bacterium.
AGCGTCAGGATCGGCACGCTGAGGTGCCGCCGGACGATCAGGTCTTCTATCTGATGGAAGCAGAAGTTCTGGGCGTAGTGGATGATGCCCTCTATGCGGCGGCGCTCGACCTCGGCCTTGATGTCACGCAGGCGCCAGAAAACGCCATAGGGATAGGTGTAGAGCCGATACTGCTCGACGAGGTCCGTCGTATCGAAGGGCATGGCGAATTGACGCTGGGTCTCGTTGAACACGACGCGCGCGCCGAGCGCTTCGAGGTGATCGTAGAGGTCGGTGACGATGGGCGGGACGCCGATGTAGCCGAGGCGCAGGCGGTCGGCGTGCAGCGGCGCGGCATCGGAGATGCCGGCGAGGAAGCCGTCCAATTCGCGCTCGAAAGCGCTCGGATCGGACTTCATGTCGCTGCACGTGATCTGGTAGTAGTGATTCTGTTTGCCGGTGACGGCGTCCGACTGCCAGGTCAAGGCGTCAATGCGATGGGCCTTGGCGCGAATGACGTCAAGGCGGCGCTTGGCGTCAGCCACTGCTTCGGGCGCGGCACCGAAGTGCTGGCGCACCTTCTCGATTTGCAGCGCGAGCAAGTCGCGGTCGCGGTCATAGGGATACGCGAAAGGGATGATTTCGATGCCCTGGTCGGCGAGGGTTTCCATCAGCGCACAGGTGTTGGCGCAGTCGCCCTGAGTCACTGCAACGACGTGCGTGAGGCCGAGGTCGAGGGCGGTGGTGTAGATGCCCTTGATCCAGCCACAGAGAGTGCGCGGGAAGCCGGCCAGCTCCGCGCGGTCGAGCATATCGCCGGGGTCGGCGCTGGTGATGAAGACGTTGTTGAGGTCAACCACCGAGCGACCGGTGGCGTAGATGATCTCTATCGGAACGGTGGTGGTGATGCCGACGGGGTTCATGCTGGCCGCATCATAGCAATCGTGCCCAACCGGCGTCAAGGCGCATGCCGAGTCAAGGCTGTCGCAGCCACGAGTTGACTTCCGCTGCCAGGCCTGCCCAGTCGCCCACCAAGACGCCCGCCATGCCGCGCACGGTCGCGGTTTCGCCTGGCGCCAGCTTCGCGGCGATCACCGGCATGAGATGCATGCACGCGTTGCCGGGAAACGGCTCGACATACCGGCACTGAGCGTCCCACCACTGAAAGAAGAGCAGAGAGCCGTCGTGCGATTTCACGGCGCACGCTCGAATGTCGTCGCGCGCGCTCGGCACCCACGAGTACTTGGGGACTGCGTCGGGATTCGGGTCACCAGGGCGGGGGTGCATCGCCACCCAACCGTCGCCGGTGAGGGCTTGCAGCCCGGGCGGCGTCACATTGCTGTACCAATGCCGCCCCTGCAGGTCGCGATCCAGAGGAACCCCGGGCATGAAGT
Proteins encoded in this region:
- a CDS encoding 2-hydroxyacyl-CoA dehydratase; translation: MNPVGITTTVPIEIIYATGRSVVDLNNVFITSADPGDMLDRAELAGFPRTLCGWIKGIYTTALDLGLTHVVAVTQGDCANTCALMETLADQGIEIIPFAYPYDRDRDLLALQIEKVRQHFGAAPEAVADAKRRLDVIRAKAHRIDALTWQSDAVTGKQNHYYQITCSDMKSDPSAFERELDGFLAGISDAAPLHADRLRLGYIGVPPIVTDLYDHLEALGARVVFNETQRQFAMPFDTTDLVEQYRLYTYPYGVFWRLRDIKAEVERRRIEGIIHYAQNFCFHQIEDLIVRRHLSVPILTLEGDRPGPMDAGMRLRVESFVEMLRHARRHAARSM